GTTTCAGTGCTACGCAGTGGCGAAGTGGTTGCCGAACAATTGGCACTCAACGAGGCCGCGATTCTTCGGGGTGCTCCCTACCGGATCCTTGACATCGATTTGTATGCCGACGGCCATCTAGCGACTCGCTATCGATGTGATGGATTGATCATCGCCACTCCGGTTGGATCGACCGCGCACAACCTGTCCGCTGGCGGGCCTATCCTGAGACGGAATCTGCAAGCGATCGTGATCTCGCCAATCAGTCCCCACACGTTGACCTATCGCCCCGTCGTCGATTCCGCCGAAACCGTGCTCGAGTTGACAGTGACGGAACCGTACGATTCCACCAGCGTGGTGGTGGACGGACGGATTTTAAGTGCCCTGCAGCCAGGCGATCGTGTTCGCGTCGAACGTGCCGAACAGACATTCAAAATGCTGGAGGTCCCCGGCCAAAACGACTACCGCACACTGAGAGACAAGTTGGGCTGGGGAGGCTCGGTGAATTCCAAAATCGGCGACGATTAAAAATCGAAAGCCCCGTCCTCGTAGCGGAACTTGTCAAAAGTTTCGGCACCATTGTCAGCCAGCTTTCCAAGCTGGAACCGCCAGAGTCGAACGCACAATATTCAATGCAGGCGTCTCTCTCGCTGCGACGTTCAATCACAACCCACGCAAACGGCTTGGAAAGCCGAGCGACAATGGTGCGCACTCGCATTTTTCAATTTACAATTGTCAATTTAACTTTTTCAATCTCTTCCACCAACTTCACCCGCCCGGCGAAGCGGGAAGGGTCGGAAAACGAGCCTTCAGCGAGTTTTCCGGCGAGGGCAACGCGGCAGCTAAATCGAACCTTCTACCTCGAACACACCGAGGCCCCACCCAGAGCTCACTCCGCTCGCTCTGACCTCCCCAAAACAAGTTTCGAGGAGGTGAAGCACGATACCTGCGTCACGCAACCGTAGCGGAACTTGTCAAAAGTTTCGGCACCATTGTCGGCCAGCTTTCCAAGCTGGAACCGCCAGCGTCGAACGCACCATTTTCAATGCAGGCGTCTCTCTCGCTGCGACAGCAAACCCGCCCCACGCTATCGGCTTGGAAAGCCGAGCGACAATGGTCCTCGTATCGAAACTTGCCAAAAATTTCTGGGGACAAACGCCAAGGAACGAAAGTCCGAACGATTTCCGCTACGCTAAAATAGCACTACTAATCGTGTTCCCACCGCCCCGCCCCATCTTTCCCACCAATCTCATGACCTCATCGCATCCGTCGGCGCAGCGTTTGAAATCGCAATATGCGACCGACGTCGCTCGCCGCACCTTCTTGACCCGATCGTTTGCCGGCATCGGGGGACTCGCCCTGGCCTCATTGACAGGTTCGGCCGCCTCAGGCGTCTCCCCCACGGCAAACTCACCCCAGGGCGACGCTCCTTGGCCCGCACTCGCTGGGCTGCCGCATTTTGCCCCCAAGGCCAAACGGATCGTTCACCTTTGTATGGCGGGCGGCCCGTCACACGTCGAATCGCTCGATCCGAAACCGGAACTCGATCGCATCGACGGACAACCGTTTCCCAGTTCGTTCACGCAAGGACAACAGCTTGCCCAATTGCAGGGTTCTGAACTGAAAGCACGAAAGTCGTTCGTCAAGTTCAAGAAGTGGGGCGAGTCTGGATTGGAGATGTCCGAGCTGTTTCCGCACACCGGCGCGATGGCGGACGAGCTGTGTGTGATTCGCAGCATGACGACCGAGCAAATCAATCACGACACGGCTCACGCGTTCATGAACACCGGCTCGATCATCAAGGGGCGCCCCTGCATGGGATCGTGGTTGCTTTACGGATTGGGCGCCGAAACTGAAAACCTGCCCGGCTACGTCGTGATGACATCATCCGGGCCAGGGGCCCAGCCCGTTTCGGCGCGGCAATGGAGCGCCGGCATCTTACCGAGCCGCTACCAAGGCATCGCGTTTCAAGCCAGCGGTTCGCCCGTGCACTACATCGGCAACCCCGACGGCGTTTGCCAATCGACTCAGCGGCAAGTGATTGACGAGGTGCAGCGGCTCAATGGCATGTTGGCCGAACGTTACCTCGATCCCGAAATCGATACGCGTATCTCGCAGTACGAGATGGCGTTCAAGATGCAGACCGCCGTGCCGGAGCTGACCGACATGTCGACCGAAACACAAGACACGCTTGATGCCTATGGTGTCAAACGGCCTGGCGACGGTTCCTACGCATCCAATTGCCTGCTGGCCCGCCGACTGCTCGAACGAGGTGTTCGCTTCGTTCAACTCTATCACCGCGGTTGGGATCACCACAGCAATTTGGAAAAGAACTTTCCGATCTCCGCTCGAGACACCGACCGTCCCACCGCCGCACTGTTGGCGGATCTGAAACGCAGCGGACTACTCGAAGACACATTGGTGCTGTGGGGCGGCGAATTTGGCCGCACACCGATGGCTCAAGGCAGCGGACGCGATCACCACATCAACGCCTTTAGCGTATGGATGGCTGGCGGCGGAGTGAAACCTGGCATGACTTACGGAGCGACCGATGAACTCGGCTACAACTCAGTCGACAACATCGTCACCGTCCATGACTTGCACGCCACCCTGTTGCATCTGTTTGGCGTCGAGCACGAACGCTTGACTGCACGCTTTCAAGGCCTCGACCTGCGATTGACCGGGGTCGAACCGAGTCGCGTGGTCAAAGATATCCTCGTGTAAGTCGGCGCGCTCTAAACGCAGCAAATGATAAAACGCAGTAAACCAAACCACATCGTCGGCACGCACTACCATGCCCACACGGCAAACGATCCATTTAGTATTCCCCATGAATTTCAAACTGACCTTCCGCATCCTTGCCGCATCGACGCTGATCGCTCTCGGGCTGGTGGCCACGCGTATCGTCACCGCAGACGAATCGCCAACCTTGGTCAGCACGTCCAAAACGCCGGCACTTCCCGACCAAGTGACGTTCAACGCTCATATCCGTCCGATCATGTCCAACACCTGCTTTGCCTGTCACGGACCGGACGAGCAAGAAAACCCCAGCGGGTATCGGCTCGATTCCTTCGCCGCTGCGACAAGCGGGTTGCCGTCGGATGACGAAGCCGTCGGGATCAAACCCGGCGATCCGATGCATAGCGAAGCGTTTCTGCGGATCATCGACGAAGGCAACGGCGAACAAATGCCGCCCGCCGAATTCCGCCATCGCTTGACCGATTACGACAAAGCATTGTTTCGCAGGTGGATCGAACAAGGAGCCCAGTACGAACAGCATTGGTCATACGCTCCGATCGTTCGCCCCCACGTCCCCACGCTCAACACGTTCGCGGACAAAGTACACAACCCAATCGACGCCTTCGTGCTGGCTCGACTCGAAGCCGAAGGGATCTCGCCCAGTGGCGTTGCCGACAAACGCACAGTGCTGCGCCGCCTAAGTCTGGATCTGATCGGTTTGCCACCGACGCCAGCGGAACTGCAATCGTTTTTGGATGATCCATCCGCCGATGCCTACGCGCGGCAGGTCGAACGATTGTTGTCGTCAAAACATTTTGGCGAACGAATGGCCAGCTTCTGGTTGGACCTCGTCCGTTTTGCGGATACCGTCGGTTTCCACGGAGACCAAAATCAACGCGTCGCTCCCTATCGCGACTATGTCATCGATGCGTTTAACTCCAACAAACCGTTTGATGTTTTCACACGAGAGCAACTCGCCGGTGACTTGCTCGACAATCCGACGCCACAACAATTGGCCGCCACCGGTTTGTTGCGACTGAACATGGTCACTCGCGAAGGCGGCGCTCAACCCGAAGAGTACCTGGCCAAATCCAAGGCCGATCGCGTACGGATGATGGGCACCGCGTTCCTCGGCAGCACGCTGGCGTGTTGCGAATGCCACAACCACAAATACGATCCTTTCTCGGCGAAAGACTTCTATTCGATCGGCGCGTTCTTTGACGACATCCGGCAATGGGGCGTTTACGCCGACTACGGATACACTCCGAATCCAGAGCTGCGTGGCTTTAACAACGACTTTCCCTTTCCGCCGGAAATCCGCATCGAAAGTGAAGCGGCACGAAACGAAATCAAATTCCTGCAATCTGAACGTGACCGCGATCTCTATTCCGAACTCGCGGATTCAGTATTGCCAGATCCGGAATTCGCAAAATGGACGCAGTCGCTCGCGACAACGTTACAGTCCAATCCGTCCGGCTGGATCGTGGCCGACGTGGTCGATGCCGTCGCCAGTGGCACGACCAAGCCGACGCTGAAAGACGATGGATCGGTTTTAATGACAGGACCGGCCAACAAGTCCGAGCAGATCACGCTGGACACCAAACTTGACGATACCGTGCTGGTCAATTCGATTCGTGTCGAGGTATTGCCCGACGAAACGCACGGCAACCGCGTCGGACGCAGTGACGAAGGACGCTTTTCCTTGAGCGTTTCGGTCGACCTCCAACGTGGCGGCAACGAACCACCCCAACCGACCGCGGTTACACCTCGCTTCGTGCGAATCGAGTTGCCGGGCAAGAACAAGATCTTGTCGTTAGCCGAAGTCCAAGTGTTCACGAAGGACGCCGAAGGGAAACTGCGAAACATCGCCGTCGCGGGTAAAGCTCGCCATTCGTCGAATTACAAATCGGGCGACGCGTCGCTTGCGATCGACGGTAACACCGATGGTCATTACTACAACGCTCAATCGGTCACCCACACCAACCCTGGTAACGATCCGTGGTGGGAACTAGATCTGGGTGCAGCGAACAAGGTCGAAAAAATCGTCATATGGAACCGTACCGACTCGGCCCAATACGCAAAACGTTTAACGCGTTACCAAGTTAAATTGCTGTCCAGCGACCGCAACGAATTGTTGTCGTTTTCTCCGGCAACGCCTAATCCGTGGGTGGAAATCGCGGTTCCAAACGAAATCGTCGCGGACACCCGCGAAGCGATCAAAATCGCCTGGGGCGAAGCGGATCGCAAGAATCCAAAACGCTACACCGGTGGCGACGAACCACTTGTGTTGGAGGACGTTTGGCGAAGCGGCCCGGCAGCGTGGCAATTACCTGCGAACGAGACCGAGTACCCGCACACCGCCGTTTACCATTTCGCCAACCCCGTCTGGGTCACGCCGAATGATCGTTTGAGAATGACGCTTCACAGTGGTGATGTCGGACGCGTTCGCATCTCTGTCACCCCCGTGCCACACTCCATTGCTGGCTGGGACGCCGCGACGCCCGAATTGAAATCGGCGATCGAGACACCGGCGACGAAGCGTAGCGAGCAACAAAACGCACAACTCGTCAGTGCATTCCATCGTGCCACGGTGCCCTATTCACAACAGCGACCGAGCAGCCATTTTTATCGCGACCAGATCCTAGAACTGCATTCGGCGATGGCAATGTCGGTGGTAGTTCAAGCGGTGCCGGAGGACCGGTTGCCCGAAAGTCGCGTGCTGCCTCGAGGGAATTGGCAAGACAAAACGGGCGAGCAGGCACCGCCTGCGACACCCCACTTTTTGCCGCAATTGGAAATTGAAAGCGAGCGCCGGTTAACTCGACTCGACCTAGCCAACTGGGTCACCTCGCCCGAAAATCCGCTCACCTCGCGGCATGTCGTTAACCGAACCTGGAAACAATTCTTCGGCACCGGATTGTCAAGCAAGCTGGACGATCTCGGAAGTCAGGGAGAATGGCCGAGTCATCCGTTGCTGTTGGATTGGATGGCAGCGGAGTTTATCGACAGCGGCTGGGACGTCAAACATTTAGTCCGCTTGATCGTCAACAGTCGCACCTACCAGCAAACGGCGGCTCAGCGGCCGGATCTGACCGAGCGTGATCCGTACAACCGGTTGCTCGCGAGTCAATCGCCGCGCCGACTCGAAGCCGAAGTGATTCGCGACAACGCATTGGCGATCGCTGGTTTGTTGGTCACCGACTTTATTGGCGGATCAAGCGTCTATCCCTACCAGCCGGCTGGGCACTATTCGAACTTACAGTTTCCCAACCGGACCTACCACGCCAGCCGCGATTCGCGGCAATACCGACGCGGCGTGTACATGCATTGGCAGCGAACCTTCCTGCATCCGATGCTGGTCAATTTTGACGCGCCGTCGCGAGACGAATGCACAGCGGACCGAGCGCAATCCAACAGTCCGCAACAAGCGTTGACGTTGTTGAACGATCCGTCGTTCGCCGAAGCCTCACACGTGATGGCGGATCGACTGATCGCCGATCACGAAGAGGGCGAGTTTGACGATTGGCTCAGCGCAGCCTTTGTCCGCAGCTTGTCGCGGCTGCCCAGTGACGATGAACGAGCGGCACTGCGTGGATTGTACGACCGGCAACTCGCGTACTATCGGTCTAACGCACAGGAGGCAACGAAGTATCTCGAGGTAGGCCGTAAATCGCCACAGCAATCCCAAGCCGAGCCAAGTCAAATTGCGGCGTTGGGGCAAGTCTGTCGCGTGATTTTGAACCTGCACGAAACGATCTCTCGTTTCTAGCCCGCTGCGCCCGTAGCGAAACTCGCGAAGAGTTTCGGCACCATTGTCGCCCAGCTTTCCAAGCTGGAACCGCCACCGATATCACCCGCCCGGCGCAGCGGGGAGGGTCGGAAAACGAGCTCGCAGCGAGTTTTCCGGGGAGGGCAACGTCGCAGCTAAATCGAACCTTCTATCTCGAACACCCCGAAGCCCCACCCAGAGCTCACTCCGCACGCTCTGACCTCCCCAAAACAAGTTTCGAGGAGGTGAAGCGAAATACCAGCGTCACGCCTCCGTAGCGAAACTTGTCAAAAGTTTCGGCACATTGTCGGCCAGCTTTCCAAGCTGGAACCGCCAGAGTCAAACGCACCATTTTCAATGCAGGCGTCTCTCTCGCTGCTACGTTCAATCACAACCCACGCCATCGGCTTGGAAAGCCGAGCGACAATGCACGCACCCCCATTTTTCAATTTACAATTGTCAATTTAACTTTTTCAATCTCTTCCACCAACTTCACCCGCCCGGCGAAGCGGGGAGGGTCGGAAAACGAGCCTTCAGCGAGTTTTCCGGGGAGGGCATCGTGGCAGCTAAATCGAACCTTCTATCTCGAACACCCCGAGGCCCCACCCAGAGCTTGCTCCGCTCGCTCTGACCTCCCCAAAACAAGTTTCGAGGAGGTGAATCGCGTTACCATCGTCACCCACCCGTAGCGAAACTTGTCAAAAGTTTCGATCCACCATTGTCGGCCAGCTTTCCAAGCTGGAACCGCCAGCGATGTCACCATTTTCAGTGCAGGCGTCACTCTCGCACTATCGTCCAGCCCCGCCCCACGCCATCGGCTTGGAAAGCCGAGCGACAATGATGCGCACCCACATTTTTCAATTTACAATTGTCAATTTAACTTTTTCAATTTCTTCCACCGATATCCCCCGCCCAGCGAAGCAGGGCGCCGCCCCTTCCGCTACCGAACTCATGCCGCTTCGATCGTGGGTACGGCGATTTCGCCGAGGATCTCTTCGACGATTTTTTCCGCCGTTACTTTCCGTAACCGACTTTCGGGCCGCACGATCAAGCGGTGATTCATCACCGGTGCGACGATACGTTTCACATCATCCGGCAACACAAACGCACGGCCGCGGATCGCTGCCATCGCTTGCGAACAACGGAACAACGCGATCGTCGCGCGAGGACTGCCGCCAAGCGCCAAATCCTCGTGCAATCGTGTTTGATGCACGATCTGCAGCAGGTATTGCCGGACGCGAGGATCCACATGGATCTTCTTGATCTCCTGTTGTGCCTGCACCAACTCTTCGGCCGCCGCTACCGCGGTCAATCCGTCCACCGGATGCGCCCCTTGCAGCAACTCTAACATTCGAAACTCTTCGTCCATCGAAGGGTAGCCGAGCGAGAATCGCATCATGAATCGGTCTAGCTGCGCTTCGGGCAGCGGAAAGGTCCCCTCGTGATCGACGGGGTTCTGAGTCGCGATGACCAAGAACGGCGGCTTCAGCGGATGCGTCCGCCCGTCCACCGTCACACACGATTCCGCCATCGCTTCCAACAGCGACGCTTGCGTTCGAGGTGTCGCCCGGTTGATTTCGTCCGCCAACAGAATCTGAGTGAAAACGGGGCCAGGGCGAAACTCGAACTCGGCCGTCTTCTGGTTAAAGATCGAAGTGCCGGTGACGTCCGATGGCAGCAGGTCGGGTGTACACTGGACCCGCTTGAAATTGCAGCCCACGCTGCGTGCCAAGGCCCGAGCCAGCATGGTTTTGGCGACCCCCGGCACGTCCTCTAACAGAATATGGCCTCCGCTGAGCCAAGCCACCAGCGACAACACACATTGTTTGCGTTTGCCCACAATCGCCAGCTCGACGTTGCCGATGATCCGTTTAGCCAGTTCGCCCACCGCTGCCGCCGCGGCAGGCGACGTATCCGAGCGGGTCGATGGAGTCGTCACAGGTGGTTTTGGCGGAGAAGGACTCACAAGCAGCCTATTCAGAACGACGCAAAGGGAAGCCGCCAGCGGATTAAAATGGCACCGGCATCAAAGTTGCTAAGCTATAATAGTGTACCGGCTGGCTGCCCGTTTGGCAGTGCCCCGTTGGCGTGTGGCCGGCAAGGGTTTGAAGCCGGCAAGCTTGTAGAGCGAGGGATCGTGCAAGCGGAGGATGTTGTGATGATGATTGTGCCCAACCTGCTCGTAACCGATGACGACTCGGCATTCCGACGTGTCGTTTGTGAGGGGCTCACGCGCCGCGGATTCCAAGTCAGCGAAGCGAGTGACGGCGACGAAGCCCTGCAGGTGATCCGCACACGACGCGTCCATTTGGCCCTATTGGACGTGCACATGCCTCGCGTGACCGGGCTCGATTTATTGCGTCAGCTGGTCGACACCCCCGACCGCCCGGCTTGCGTGTTGATGTCGGCCGAATTGGACGAGCAGATCCGCCGCGAAGCCGAATCGATGCAAGCCTATCAAGTGCTCAGCAAGCCAATTCGGCTAAACCAGTTATGCGACGTCGTCGTCGGAGCCCTGATCGACATCTACGGCTGGACCCCCAGCAAACCCCGCTAAGCCCCCGCCCGTAGCGAGACTCGCGAACGGCTTGTTGATTTAGTGAAGTTTCCTGCGGCAAGGGATGTACGATGGACTTCCTAGTCCGTCGAAAGTTTCGGCACCATTGTCGACCAGCTTTCCAAGCTGGAACCGCGACCGATGTCACCCGCCCGGCGA
The nucleotide sequence above comes from Novipirellula caenicola. Encoded proteins:
- a CDS encoding response regulator gives rise to the protein MMIVPNLLVTDDDSAFRRVVCEGLTRRGFQVSEASDGDEALQVIRTRRVHLALLDVHMPRVTGLDLLRQLVDTPDRPACVLMSAELDEQIRREAESMQAYQVLSKPIRLNQLCDVVVGALIDIYGWTPSKPR
- a CDS encoding MoxR family ATPase, translating into MTTPSTRSDTSPAAAAAVGELAKRIIGNVELAIVGKRKQCVLSLVAWLSGGHILLEDVPGVAKTMLARALARSVGCNFKRVQCTPDLLPSDVTGTSIFNQKTAEFEFRPGPVFTQILLADEINRATPRTQASLLEAMAESCVTVDGRTHPLKPPFLVIATQNPVDHEGTFPLPEAQLDRFMMRFSLGYPSMDEEFRMLELLQGAHPVDGLTAVAAAEELVQAQQEIKKIHVDPRVRQYLLQIVHQTRLHEDLALGGSPRATIALFRCSQAMAAIRGRAFVLPDDVKRIVAPVMNHRLIVRPESRLRKVTAEKIVEEILGEIAVPTIEAA
- a CDS encoding NAD(+)/NADH kinase; this translates as MPANQVVQWVQDGHRPNVVILGAPNRDRVRTELQRLRPVIAESANIIAEDLDFTYDFDDQLVDLVIVLGGDGSILQAARQMGMSQSPVLGINCGRLGFLAALSPDDFLNVWPEVMRGGSDVIDHIMFQVSVLRSGEVVAEQLALNEAAILRGAPYRILDIDLYADGHLATRYRCDGLIIATPVGSTAHNLSAGGPILRRNLQAIVISPISPHTLTYRPVVDSAETVLELTVTEPYDSTSVVVDGRILSALQPGDRVRVERAEQTFKMLEVPGQNDYRTLRDKLGWGGSVNSKIGDD
- a CDS encoding DUF1501 domain-containing protein; the protein is MTSSHPSAQRLKSQYATDVARRTFLTRSFAGIGGLALASLTGSAASGVSPTANSPQGDAPWPALAGLPHFAPKAKRIVHLCMAGGPSHVESLDPKPELDRIDGQPFPSSFTQGQQLAQLQGSELKARKSFVKFKKWGESGLEMSELFPHTGAMADELCVIRSMTTEQINHDTAHAFMNTGSIIKGRPCMGSWLLYGLGAETENLPGYVVMTSSGPGAQPVSARQWSAGILPSRYQGIAFQASGSPVHYIGNPDGVCQSTQRQVIDEVQRLNGMLAERYLDPEIDTRISQYEMAFKMQTAVPELTDMSTETQDTLDAYGVKRPGDGSYASNCLLARRLLERGVRFVQLYHRGWDHHSNLEKNFPISARDTDRPTAALLADLKRSGLLEDTLVLWGGEFGRTPMAQGSGRDHHINAFSVWMAGGGVKPGMTYGATDELGYNSVDNIVTVHDLHATLLHLFGVEHERLTARFQGLDLRLTGVEPSRVVKDILV
- a CDS encoding DUF1553 domain-containing protein, translating into MNFKLTFRILAASTLIALGLVATRIVTADESPTLVSTSKTPALPDQVTFNAHIRPIMSNTCFACHGPDEQENPSGYRLDSFAAATSGLPSDDEAVGIKPGDPMHSEAFLRIIDEGNGEQMPPAEFRHRLTDYDKALFRRWIEQGAQYEQHWSYAPIVRPHVPTLNTFADKVHNPIDAFVLARLEAEGISPSGVADKRTVLRRLSLDLIGLPPTPAELQSFLDDPSADAYARQVERLLSSKHFGERMASFWLDLVRFADTVGFHGDQNQRVAPYRDYVIDAFNSNKPFDVFTREQLAGDLLDNPTPQQLAATGLLRLNMVTREGGAQPEEYLAKSKADRVRMMGTAFLGSTLACCECHNHKYDPFSAKDFYSIGAFFDDIRQWGVYADYGYTPNPELRGFNNDFPFPPEIRIESEAARNEIKFLQSERDRDLYSELADSVLPDPEFAKWTQSLATTLQSNPSGWIVADVVDAVASGTTKPTLKDDGSVLMTGPANKSEQITLDTKLDDTVLVNSIRVEVLPDETHGNRVGRSDEGRFSLSVSVDLQRGGNEPPQPTAVTPRFVRIELPGKNKILSLAEVQVFTKDAEGKLRNIAVAGKARHSSNYKSGDASLAIDGNTDGHYYNAQSVTHTNPGNDPWWELDLGAANKVEKIVIWNRTDSAQYAKRLTRYQVKLLSSDRNELLSFSPATPNPWVEIAVPNEIVADTREAIKIAWGEADRKNPKRYTGGDEPLVLEDVWRSGPAAWQLPANETEYPHTAVYHFANPVWVTPNDRLRMTLHSGDVGRVRISVTPVPHSIAGWDAATPELKSAIETPATKRSEQQNAQLVSAFHRATVPYSQQRPSSHFYRDQILELHSAMAMSVVVQAVPEDRLPESRVLPRGNWQDKTGEQAPPATPHFLPQLEIESERRLTRLDLANWVTSPENPLTSRHVVNRTWKQFFGTGLSSKLDDLGSQGEWPSHPLLLDWMAAEFIDSGWDVKHLVRLIVNSRTYQQTAAQRPDLTERDPYNRLLASQSPRRLEAEVIRDNALAIAGLLVTDFIGGSSVYPYQPAGHYSNLQFPNRTYHASRDSRQYRRGVYMHWQRTFLHPMLVNFDAPSRDECTADRAQSNSPQQALTLLNDPSFAEASHVMADRLIADHEEGEFDDWLSAAFVRSLSRLPSDDERAALRGLYDRQLAYYRSNAQEATKYLEVGRKSPQQSQAEPSQIAALGQVCRVILNLHETISRF